The window ATACTTAGAATTGACAGTACTTTTGATTAATAGTACTTAGATATGAAGCAGATTATACAATTGCTATCTTTGTTGTAGATATTCAATAGTATGTTATCAAACCAAATAAAAACGAGTATTTAACTCAATTGCTTAACATTCCTAACACTTATAATATTTAATATTCTGCCGATAGCTTCTATTGCATATCGCTTGTTCGGTATGCAAGTAGACTCAATTAACCACAACTTCGTTACTGCTCTAGACTGACTTAAGGCCATAAAATACAGTATTGATTTTATTTCCTTGCCACCAATTGTAACTAAATGTAAAAATTATAGCCTAATATAATAGCTTATTTTGTGTATATGAATAATGGATCGGCTGAGCTGTATAATAATGGATATTGCTATTCAAATAACGAATAAGTTAATTATAAATACATTAAGTAGTTAAATATAATAATTAGTAGAACTGAAATGTTTCTTTGAAGCTCCGAGTAATTAGGTATAATCAAAGTCAATAAAGAATTAATAACGATAAGACAAACCCTCTACAAAAGGATTTTCGCATGACATTGCCATCAGCTGGCGCTCGTTTTCGCAGCGCACTTACCCAAAAAAATACTAACAACCAACCGCTACAAATTGCCGGTGCTATTAACGCCTATACTGCCATGATGGCGACTCAAGTGGGTCATCAAGCCTTATATCTTTCCGGTGCTGGCGTAGCCAATGCGTCATTTGGTTTACCTGATTTGGGTATGACCAGTCTTGATAATGTCTTAGAAGATGCTCGCCGGATTACTGATGCTGTTGATACGCCATTATTAGTCGATATCGACACTGGTTTTGGTGGCTCGTTTAACATTGCCCAAACCGTTAGAAAAATGGAAAAAGCGGGCGTCGCAGCGGTACATATTGAAGACCAAGTGGCACAAAAACGCTGTGGCCATCGCCCCAATAAAGAAATCGTTAGTATTTCAGAGATGGTGGATCGCTTAAAAGCAGCCCTTGATGCCAAAGTTGATAAAGACTTTGTAGTGATGGCACGTACGGACGCCCTATCTGTCGAAGGCCTTGACGCTGCTGTTGAGCGCGCGGTTGCGTTTCAAGAAGCCGGCGCTGATATGATTTTTGCTGAAGCCTTAACCGATATTGAAATGTACCGTAAGTTCACAGACGTGCTAGACATTCCCGTACTTGCCAACATGACTGAATTTGGTCAGACTGACCTTTACACGACTGATCAGCTATATGGCGTTGGTGTGGATATGGTGCTGTATCCATTATCAGCATTTCGTGCCATGAACAAAGCCGCGCTCAATGTTTACCAACATATCTTATCTGACGGCACGCAAGATAATGTCGTTGATACCATGCAGACTCGTATGGAGCTCTATGACTTTTTGAACTATCATGAGTTCGAGCAGACTTTAGATAAGCTATTCGCTGATAACAAGTAAACCGTATCTTTTACTGATGAACAGTTACCGCTATTACTTAGCATCATTGCTTAAAACTATCACTTAACACCACGCTACCACCAAAAGGAATTTATCATGGCAGCACAAAAAGAACTTTCAGGCGCAGGCCTACGCGGTCAAGTCGCTGGCAAGACCGCTCTATCTACCGTTGGCAAATCAGGCTCAGGCTTAACTTACCGCGGTTATGACGTTTCAGATTTAGCAGACAAATGCATTTTTGAAGAAGTCGCTTATCTTTTATTATATGGCAATCTGCCTAACCAAAGCGAACTTGATGCCTATCAAACCAAACTTAAAGGCTTACGCGGTCTACCGCAAGCATTAAAAGATGTGCTTGAGCGTATCCCTGCTGACTCGCACCCGATGGATGTGCTGCGTACTGGCAACTCAATGCTAGGTAATCTTGAAACTGAAATGAGTTTTGATGAAGAAAACGACCAAGCGGATCGTATGCTAGCCGTATTCCCATCGATTATCAACTATTGGTATCGTTTTACCCATGACAATGAGCGTATCGAAACTGAAACGGACGACGAGACTATCGGCGGACATTTCTTACATCTGCTAAAAGGTGAGAAACCAAACGAGCTACATGAAAAGGTGATGAACGTATCGCTCATTCTTTACGCTGAGCACGAGTTTAACGCTTCAACCTTCACCGCGCGCGTCTGTGCCTCCACCCTATCTGATATCCATTCTTGTATTACTGGCGCGATTGGTACCTTACGTGGTCCTTTACATGGCGGCGCGAACGAAGCAGCTATGGATATGATTGAAGGCTTTAGCTCACCTGATGACGCCGAAAAAGAGATGATGGGCATGCTGGCGCGTAAAGACAAAATCATGGGCTTCGGTCACGCTATCTACACTGATTCAGATCCCCGTAACGTAGTCATTAAAGGTTGGGCTGAAAAACTAGCGGCAGACGTTGGTGATGATGTGCTATACCCCGTATCAGTACGTTGTGAAGAAGTCATGTGGCGCGAAAAGAAGTTGTTCTGTAATGCCGATTTCTTCCACGCTTCTGCCTATCATTTCATGGGTATCCCCACCAAACTGTTCACGCCAATCTTTGTTATCTCGCGTCTGACAGGCTGGGCATCGCATGTATTTGAGCAGCGTGCCAATAACCGTATCATTCGCCCAAGTGCGGAATATATCGGTGAAGAATTGCGTTCTGTACCAGATATGAGTGCGCGTTAATATATAGAATTTTATCTGCGCTAGAACAAGCGATTGTTTCACTATAATCTGCTTGTTCTAGTATTTGGTTTGAAAAGTTTAGCCTTGTAGGGTGAACTCTATCATATCAATAATAAAATTATAACCAACGTCAGAAAATCCTATTTAAAGGATTTTCCTTGCAAGTCTAACAAAGCAATGCTTTGTTTTAACGACTTTCAGGTGCGCACTGCGCACCCTACACTTATTTTCAATTTTCAAAAAGTTTTTTTAGCAAAGCCTGCCAGCACTACTGAACTGATGACTATCACGTTAATGACAACAACATTGATTTTGCTAAAAAACCCGCCTTTCTTATTCAGCTTGACCCCCATTTTAACCAGCCCACAGCCAAAGGTACTCTATGGACAACCTAATTCAGCCGATGAATGAGCAATTCAAAAAGCCACTACCCGATACTGACCTGTATTACTTCGATACCCGCGAAGCCGTTGAGAATATCGAAGTGGGCGCTTATGACAAACTGCCGTACTCATCAAAAGTACTGTGCGAAAACTTGGTTCGTCGTTGCCCACCTGAGGACTTGACTGCTGCTTTAACCCAGCATATTAAAGGCAAGCAAGATCTTGATTTTCCTTGGTATCCGGCTCGTGTGGTCTGTCATGATATTTTAGGCCAGACCGCCTTTGTTGACTTAGCTGGACTCCGTGATGCTATTGCTGAGCGAGGTGGTGATCCCTCTCAAGTTAACCCTATCGTCCCAACACAATTGATTGTTGACCATTCGCTGGCGGTTGAACATGCCGGCTTTGAAGAAAATGCATTTGAGAAAAATCGTGCCATTGAAGAACGTCGTAACGATGACCGCTTTCACTTTATCAACTGGTGCGAGTATGCCTTTGATAACGTCAACGTCGTACCACCTGGTAACGGCATCATGCATCAAATTAACTTAGAGAAGATGTCGCCAGTCGTACAAGTCGTAAAAGGTAAAGACGGTCGTGAAGTAGCCTTTGCTGACACACTCGTTGGTACTGACAGCCATACCCCAATGGTTGATGCCTTAGGTGTTATCTCTATCGGTGTTGGCGGTTTGGAAGCTGAAAGTGTTATGCTAGGCAATCCTTCATATATGCGCCTCCCAGACTTCGTTGGGGTGAAGCTAACCGGTAAATTGGAAAAAGGCATTACCGGTACCGATTTAGTCCTCGCCATGGCGGAGTTCTTACGCAACGAAGGCGTGGTCTCTACCTATATCGAATTCTTCGGTGATGGTGCACGCCAGCTGACCGTTGGTGAT of the Psychrobacter sp. LV10R520-6 genome contains:
- the prpB gene encoding methylisocitrate lyase, coding for MTLPSAGARFRSALTQKNTNNQPLQIAGAINAYTAMMATQVGHQALYLSGAGVANASFGLPDLGMTSLDNVLEDARRITDAVDTPLLVDIDTGFGGSFNIAQTVRKMEKAGVAAVHIEDQVAQKRCGHRPNKEIVSISEMVDRLKAALDAKVDKDFVVMARTDALSVEGLDAAVERAVAFQEAGADMIFAEALTDIEMYRKFTDVLDIPVLANMTEFGQTDLYTTDQLYGVGVDMVLYPLSAFRAMNKAALNVYQHILSDGTQDNVVDTMQTRMELYDFLNYHEFEQTLDKLFADNK
- the prpC gene encoding 2-methylcitrate synthase, with the translated sequence MAAQKELSGAGLRGQVAGKTALSTVGKSGSGLTYRGYDVSDLADKCIFEEVAYLLLYGNLPNQSELDAYQTKLKGLRGLPQALKDVLERIPADSHPMDVLRTGNSMLGNLETEMSFDEENDQADRMLAVFPSIINYWYRFTHDNERIETETDDETIGGHFLHLLKGEKPNELHEKVMNVSLILYAEHEFNASTFTARVCASTLSDIHSCITGAIGTLRGPLHGGANEAAMDMIEGFSSPDDAEKEMMGMLARKDKIMGFGHAIYTDSDPRNVVIKGWAEKLAADVGDDVLYPVSVRCEEVMWREKKLFCNADFFHASAYHFMGIPTKLFTPIFVISRLTGWASHVFEQRANNRIIRPSAEYIGEELRSVPDMSAR